A window of the Gloeocapsa sp. DLM2.Bin57 genome harbors these coding sequences:
- a CDS encoding PAS domain S-box protein has translation MVRIGKNEKIMLEYTLPIYLNILAFIIILILIKLMMTMKKRGKKTEVRVTEKKLNLTAITKQAVNETDIDDFIEKIIPELVTSLKVDYIQILELLPNQCVLFLKAGYGWKSGLVGAATVSASVNNLFGYTLAQPEPVIFRDLPIETRFRGGPLLDNHYIISGITVTISKDAHKYGLLGVYSQENRNFNQEEIDYLLSISHLLTFVFNNQQQQENLALFKRAVDASSNGITITDALELENPIIYVNKSFTEITGYPSEEVIGKNCRFLQQGDNQQPELTAIRKAIIEEKECHQILRNYRKDGTLFWNELSIIPIRDRHGCLTHFLGIQNDITSKKMATEKLQASESRFRAIFEQAAVGIAQISLDGTFLRVNEKASQIWGYTPTELLNINFKHITHPDDLEISEHLYQQLLNNQLPTFTQEKRYLHQDGSIVWGQVTVSLVKEAQEQDSYFIAVIIDITQRKQLETELENFNRSLKYLHKASTQPHYDFKILLFNYLETGCHILRLSTGIITEVNQGYYKINTVYSNNLQLNTSIIVPVEDTFCNQVKEKEQTISYNQIGNNPELNQHQAYQKWKLENYIGTPIWVNGKIYGILSFWSNKMRADNFSPNECQIVELMAESIGKLLHSQEVEKVKLANEKRFNSILGSLKDGVWSIDIKNHQVLYINSTLGDIYGYSVNQFIENRNLWLDLIYPEDAEKVKKVSGEFLRKRTSKDLEYRIIRSDGEIIWIRDRAQFIYDSLGNPLRIDGIVTDITDRKQIEEQLRQERDLLNGITQTSVAAIMVLGLQGKIIFANVRAEEILAIAKEDLLASYYNPDTWKIKDFDGNPLSEEELPFSMVMRTQKPVFEVLHTIEWPDYTVRFLSVNGAPLQNETGEIRGVVICINDITEQQTLEKRLIYNAYYDSLTKLPNRVLFTELLHDSLEQSKLNPDYLFAVLFLDLDRFKDVNDGYGHQIGDRLLISFAQRVKNCLRQNDILVRLSGDEFAILLDHLNHQEDAIAIAKRIQHRLQKPFNINGQEIFTGVSIGITFSSIGYESATDLLRDADLSMYKVKENGRGGYQVFIPTMHDELLNRVRLETELRKAIEKNELCLYYQPILSLATETLVGFEALVRWYHPQYGLTSPADFIPVAEETGLIVNIGEWILREACLQLQIWQKKYPAAESLTMSVNVSGRQLKEANLVANIETILQDTQIEHHLLKLEITETVLMENESSSITMLENLKNKGISLCLDDFGTGYSSLSYLHDFPINILKVDQSFVRRIDEQSDKIAIIKGIIALAHSLNIKVIAEGIETRKQYSFLKSCGCEYGQGYLFSRPLEAAIVESRIQQEGWVWI, from the coding sequence TTGGTTAGAATTGGTAAAAACGAAAAAATAATGTTAGAATACACTTTACCTATCTATTTAAATATATTAGCCTTTATTATTATTTTAATTCTGATTAAGTTGATGATGACCATGAAAAAACGTGGGAAAAAAACAGAAGTAAGAGTTACAGAAAAAAAATTAAACTTGACAGCGATTACTAAACAAGCTGTAAATGAAACTGATATCGATGATTTTATTGAGAAGATTATTCCCGAACTAGTCACAAGCTTAAAAGTAGATTATATACAGATTTTGGAGTTATTACCTAACCAATGCGTGCTATTTTTAAAAGCAGGTTATGGTTGGAAATCGGGATTAGTAGGAGCAGCCACAGTTAGTGCTTCTGTTAATAATTTATTTGGTTATACTTTAGCGCAACCAGAACCAGTAATTTTTAGAGATTTACCTATCGAAACTCGCTTTAGGGGTGGCCCTCTCTTAGATAATCACTATATAATTAGTGGTATAACCGTAACCATTAGCAAAGATGCACATAAATACGGTTTATTGGGGGTATATAGTCAAGAGAATCGCAATTTTAACCAAGAAGAAATAGATTATTTATTGTCTATCAGTCATTTATTAACTTTTGTTTTCAATAATCAGCAACAACAAGAAAACTTAGCCTTATTCAAAAGAGCAGTTGATGCTAGCTCCAATGGTATTACCATTACCGATGCTCTAGAATTAGAAAATCCCATTATCTATGTCAATAAAAGTTTTACAGAAATTACAGGTTACCCATCAGAAGAAGTGATAGGTAAAAATTGTCGCTTTTTACAACAGGGAGATAATCAACAACCAGAATTAACAGCCATACGTAAAGCTATTATTGAAGAAAAAGAATGTCATCAAATTCTGCGCAATTATCGTAAAGATGGTACATTGTTTTGGAATGAATTAAGTATAATTCCGATTCGCGATCGCCATGGTTGTTTGACTCACTTTTTAGGTATCCAAAACGATATTACTAGTAAGAAAATGGCTACAGAAAAACTCCAAGCTAGTGAGTCTCGTTTTCGGGCTATTTTTGAACAAGCAGCGGTAGGAATTGCCCAAATATCCTTAGATGGAACTTTCCTCAGAGTTAACGAAAAAGCTAGTCAAATTTGGGGTTATACCCCCACAGAATTACTAAATATCAATTTTAAACATATTACCCATCCCGATGACTTAGAAATTAGCGAGCATCTCTATCAACAACTTCTTAATAATCAATTACCCACTTTTACTCAAGAAAAACGTTATCTACATCAGGATGGTTCGATAGTTTGGGGTCAAGTTACAGTATCCTTGGTTAAAGAAGCACAAGAGCAAGATTCCTATTTTATTGCTGTAATTATCGATATCACTCAACGCAAACAGCTAGAAACTGAATTAGAAAACTTTAATCGTAGTCTTAAATACCTTCATAAAGCTAGTACTCAACCTCATTACGATTTTAAAATCTTATTATTCAATTATCTAGAAACAGGTTGTCATATCCTCAGACTCAGTACAGGAATCATTACTGAAGTTAATCAAGGTTATTATAAAATTAATACTGTCTATTCTAATAATTTACAGCTTAATACCAGTATAATTGTTCCTGTAGAAGATACTTTCTGCAATCAAGTTAAGGAAAAAGAACAAACCATCTCTTATAATCAGATTGGGAATAATCCCGAGTTAAATCAACATCAAGCTTACCAAAAATGGAAACTAGAAAATTATATCGGTACACCTATTTGGGTTAATGGTAAAATTTATGGAATCTTGAGTTTTTGGAGTAATAAAATGAGAGCAGACAATTTTAGCCCTAATGAATGTCAAATCGTAGAATTAATGGCTGAAAGTATCGGTAAACTCTTACATAGTCAAGAAGTAGAAAAAGTAAAATTAGCTAATGAGAAAAGATTTAATAGCATTTTAGGTTCACTAAAAGATGGGGTATGGTCAATTGATATTAAAAATCATCAAGTACTTTATATTAATAGCACATTAGGGGATATTTACGGTTATTCAGTCAATCAGTTTATTGAGAATCGCAACCTATGGTTAGATTTAATTTACCCAGAAGATGCCGAGAAAGTCAAAAAAGTTTCAGGAGAATTTTTACGCAAAAGGACAAGTAAAGATTTAGAATATAGGATTATTAGATCTGATGGAGAAATTATATGGATACGCGATCGCGCTCAATTTATTTATGATAGTTTAGGTAATCCGCTCAGAATTGATGGCATTGTTACAGACATAACCGACCGTAAACAAATAGAAGAACAACTCAGACAAGAAAGAGACTTACTCAATGGGATTACTCAAACTAGTGTAGCAGCAATTATGGTATTAGGCTTGCAAGGTAAAATTATCTTTGCTAATGTAAGAGCAGAAGAAATCTTAGCGATTGCTAAAGAAGACTTGTTAGCATCTTATTATAATCCTGATACCTGGAAAATCAAAGATTTTGACGGCAATCCTCTATCTGAAGAGGAGTTACCCTTTAGTATGGTGATGCGTACCCAAAAACCAGTATTTGAAGTCTTACATACCATAGAATGGCCCGATTATACGGTCAGATTTTTATCAGTTAATGGTGCACCTTTACAAAACGAAACAGGAGAAATCAGGGGAGTAGTTATCTGTATCAATGATATTACAGAACAACAAACCCTGGAAAAAAGATTAATCTATAACGCTTATTATGACTCCTTAACCAAACTACCTAATCGAGTTTTATTTACAGAATTATTACACGATTCTCTAGAACAGTCTAAATTAAATCCTGATTATCTTTTTGCGGTATTATTTTTAGATTTAGATCGTTTTAAAGACGTCAATGATGGTTATGGACATCAAATAGGCGATCGCCTGTTAATCAGTTTTGCTCAGAGAGTCAAAAATTGTTTACGCCAAAATGATATTCTTGTCAGACTCAGTGGGGATGAATTCGCTATCTTATTAGATCATCTCAACCACCAAGAAGACGCCATCGCTATAGCTAAACGCATTCAGCATAGATTGCAAAAACCCTTTAATATTAATGGACAGGAAATCTTTACAGGTGTTAGTATTGGCATAACCTTTAGCTCCATTGGTTATGAAAGCGCCACGGATTTATTACGAGACGCAGATTTAAGTATGTATAAAGTGAAAGAAAATGGGAGAGGAGGTTATCAAGTATTCATCCCTACTATGCACGACGAATTATTAAACCGCGTACGTTTAGAAACCGAATTGCGCAAAGCGATCGAAAAAAACGAATTATGTCTTTATTATCAACCAATTTTATCTTTGGCAACAGAAACACTAGTAGGATTTGAAGCTTTGGTGCGTTGGTATCATCCCCAATATGGTTTAACATCACCCGCAGATTTTATACCTGTTGCAGAAGAAACGGGTTTAATAGTCAATATTGGTGAATGGATTTTACGAGAAGCTTGTTTACAACTGCAAATCTGGCAAAAAAAATACCCAGCAGCTGAATCTCTGACTATGAGTGTCAATGTCTCGGGAAGACAGCTAAAGGAAGCTAATTTAGTAGCTAATATCGAAACTATTCTTCAAGATACCCAAATTGAACATCATCTGCTTAAATTAGAAATCACCGAAACTGTGCTGATGGAGAATGAAAGTAGTAGTATTACTATGTTAGAAAATCTGAAAAACAAAGGAATATCTCTCTGTTTAGATGATTTTGGTACAGGTTATTCTTCCTTATCTTATTTACACGACTTCCCCATTAATATTTTAAAAGTAGATCAATCTTTTGTGAGGCGGATTGATGAACAATCAGATAAAATAGCGATTATAAAAGGAATTATTGCTCTAGCTCATAGTTTGAATATCAAAGTAATCGCCGAGGGAATCGAAACTAGAAAACAATATTCTTTTTTAAAATCTTGTGGTTGTGAATATGGACAAGGGTATTTATTCTCTCGTCCTTTAGAAGCGGCGATCGTCGAATCAAGAATTCAGCAGGAGGGTTGGGTATGGATTTAA
- a CDS encoding serine/threonine protein kinase: MFKSEQILENRYKIAKQLGRNSGGRQTWFAEDLTKMDFVTVKLLAFNPQMRWEDFKLFEREAKILQQLNHPRIPHYRDYFEIDEQGVTWFAIVQDYIPGFSLQELLAQQVRLTETDIRSLAIAILEILEYLHNLFPQVLHRDIKPSNLIQGPYGQIYLIDFGAVQAQSNQDNSTFTVVGSSGYTPLEQFWGKAVPASDIYALGATLIHLLTGIAPANLPKKNSRIIFADQVNISASLLHWLNKCTAPEVEQRFQNASAALLALTKPLVKHNFTHNQRPAYTRIQLIESSDKLSIFLPAGGYRRLAKIIDPDFWSVEKRIFARIIGELNEVSPISMLIILMSLAIIAYTIGLQLVFFSIITAKLLLIYGERMDLYLDLEKVELIRQSLGLVYGGKRLDLREITDVKLKKRTGIYEIILETETDKFLIGQALREDECLWLINSINDWLELVKTKK, from the coding sequence GTGTTTAAGTCTGAACAAATCCTAGAAAATCGCTACAAAATAGCTAAACAGCTAGGGCGCAACTCGGGGGGGCGTCAAACTTGGTTCGCCGAAGATCTCACCAAAATGGATTTTGTCACCGTAAAACTCTTGGCTTTTAACCCTCAAATGCGTTGGGAAGACTTTAAATTATTTGAACGAGAAGCTAAAATCCTACAACAACTTAATCACCCTCGCATCCCTCACTATCGGGATTACTTTGAAATAGACGAGCAAGGAGTTACCTGGTTTGCCATTGTACAAGACTATATACCTGGTTTCTCTCTACAAGAATTATTAGCACAACAAGTACGCTTAACTGAAACAGATATACGCTCTCTAGCCATCGCAATTTTAGAAATCCTTGAATATCTCCATAATTTATTCCCCCAAGTCTTGCATAGAGATATTAAACCTAGTAACTTAATTCAAGGACCATATGGTCAAATTTATCTAATTGACTTTGGAGCGGTTCAAGCTCAATCTAATCAGGATAATTCTACTTTTACCGTGGTAGGTAGTAGTGGTTATACCCCCTTAGAGCAGTTTTGGGGAAAAGCTGTACCTGCTTCTGATATCTATGCTCTCGGTGCTACCCTGATTCATTTACTCACGGGAATTGCACCAGCTAATTTACCTAAAAAAAACTCTCGCATTATCTTCGCCGATCAAGTCAATATTTCTGCTAGTTTACTCCATTGGCTCAATAAATGTACCGCTCCAGAAGTAGAACAAAGGTTTCAAAACGCCTCAGCAGCTCTTCTTGCTCTTACTAAACCTCTAGTTAAGCATAATTTTACTCATAATCAAAGACCTGCTTATACTCGCATTCAGTTAATTGAATCTTCCGATAAGTTGTCTATTTTTCTACCCGCAGGAGGTTATCGTAGGTTAGCTAAAATTATTGACCCCGATTTTTGGTCAGTAGAAAAAAGAATTTTTGCTCGGATTATTGGGGAGTTAAATGAAGTTTCTCCCATTAGTATGCTGATTATTTTAATGAGTCTTGCTATAATTGCTTACACCATTGGATTACAGTTAGTATTCTTTTCAATTATTACAGCTAAATTATTACTTATCTATGGGGAACGCATGGATCTTTATCTAGACTTGGAAAAGGTAGAATTAATTAGACAAAGTTTGGGTTTGGTTTATGGGGGTAAAAGGCTAGATTTAAGAGAGATAACCGATGTTAAATTAAAAAAAAGAACAGGTATCTATGAGATAATACTGGAAACAGAAACCGATAAATTCTTGATAGGTCAAGCTCTTAGGGAAGATGAATGTCTCTGGTTGATTAACTCTATAAATGATTGGTTAGAATTGGTAAAAACGAAAAAATAA
- the pyk gene encoding pyruvate kinase: protein MFNSTHNLPCKTKIVATLGPASKDPGILRQMIQAGATTLRLNFSHGSHEVHEQSIRLIRQTAYELAQPVAILQDLQGPKIRLGVFKQGDIVLKPGDRFILTSHPVECNSEISSISYEYLAEEVPTGARILLDDGKVEMLVESVKIDAKELHCRVIVGGVLSSNKGVNFPGVYLSVKALTEKDKKDLMFGLDQGVDWVALSFVRNPQDILEIKEIIANASKSVPVIAKIEKHEAIEQMQEILSLCDGVMVARGDLGVELPPEDVPILQKRLIATANQLGIPVITATQMLDSMANNPRPTRAEVSDVANAILDGTDAVMLSNETAVGKYPVEAVSTMATIAERIEREEFSSKQYPVNKSSIPNAISGAVSQIAQQLDVAAIMTLTKTGATARNVSKFRPQKPILAITPHVSVARQLQLVWGVKPLLVLDLANNTETFAAALNVAQEKELLSNGDLVVMTAGTLQGVSGSTDLIKVEVVKSVLGKGVGIGKGMVTARARVAHHPKEITHFTPGDILVVSTTSAEYVDMIRHASGVVTEVGRFNSHGAQICLRLGIPVIVGFENATQVVRDGAIITLDINRGLVYSGLKGKN, encoded by the coding sequence ATGTTTAATTCTACGCACAATCTTCCCTGTAAAACCAAAATAGTAGCAACCTTAGGACCTGCGAGTAAAGATCCAGGGATACTACGCCAAATGATTCAAGCAGGAGCAACAACCCTAAGATTGAATTTCTCTCACGGAAGTCATGAAGTACACGAACAAAGTATTCGCTTAATTCGCCAAACAGCTTATGAATTAGCCCAACCAGTAGCAATTTTACAAGATTTACAAGGACCAAAAATCCGTCTAGGAGTATTTAAACAGGGAGATATTGTCCTTAAACCAGGCGATCGCTTTATTTTAACTAGTCATCCAGTAGAATGTAACTCAGAAATTAGCTCTATAAGTTATGAATACCTAGCCGAAGAAGTACCAACAGGAGCAAGAATCCTACTTGATGATGGTAAAGTAGAAATGCTCGTGGAATCCGTAAAAATCGACGCCAAAGAATTACATTGTCGGGTTATAGTCGGTGGAGTACTATCTAGTAATAAAGGGGTCAACTTTCCAGGAGTCTATCTATCTGTAAAAGCTTTAACCGAAAAAGATAAAAAAGATCTGATGTTCGGTTTAGATCAAGGTGTAGATTGGGTAGCCTTAAGCTTTGTTCGCAATCCCCAAGACATTCTAGAAATTAAAGAAATTATCGCCAACGCCAGTAAGTCAGTCCCCGTAATCGCTAAAATCGAAAAACACGAAGCGATCGAACAAATGCAGGAAATTCTCTCTCTCTGCGATGGAGTCATGGTCGCCCGTGGAGATTTAGGAGTAGAATTACCACCAGAAGACGTACCCATCTTACAAAAACGTCTGATTGCTACTGCTAATCAATTAGGAATACCCGTCATTACCGCTACCCAAATGCTCGATAGTATGGCTAATAACCCTCGACCAACCCGAGCTGAAGTTTCCGACGTAGCTAATGCTATACTAGACGGGACAGACGCAGTCATGCTCTCCAATGAAACCGCAGTTGGTAAATATCCCGTGGAAGCTGTATCTACTATGGCTACCATCGCTGAACGGATCGAACGTGAAGAGTTTAGTAGTAAACAATACCCCGTTAATAAATCATCTATTCCTAACGCTATTTCAGGAGCAGTTAGTCAAATCGCTCAACAATTAGACGTAGCAGCAATTATGACCCTAACTAAAACCGGTGCTACCGCTCGCAACGTCTCTAAATTCCGTCCCCAAAAACCAATTTTAGCCATTACCCCCCACGTTAGCGTCGCTAGACAGCTACAACTAGTTTGGGGTGTTAAACCTCTATTAGTACTGGATTTAGCCAACAACACCGAAACTTTTGCAGCAGCACTCAATGTCGCTCAAGAAAAAGAACTACTTTCTAACGGTGATTTAGTAGTTATGACAGCAGGAACTCTTCAAGGTGTCTCGGGATCTACGGATTTAATTAAAGTAGAAGTAGTTAAATCTGTCCTCGGTAAAGGCGTAGGTATTGGTAAAGGTATGGTTACTGCTAGAGCTAGAGTTGCTCATCACCCTAAAGAAATTACCCATTTTACCCCTGGAGATATTCTAGTTGTTTCTACCACTAGTGCTGAATACGTAGATATGATTCGTCATGCTTCAGGCGTGGTAACAGAAGTAGGTCGTTTTAATAGTCACGGTGCTCAGATTTGCCTACGCTTAGGCATTCCTGTCATCGTTGGGTTTGAAAACGCCACTCAAGTTGTCCGCGATGGTGCAATCATTACTCTTGATATTAATCGTGGTTTGGTTTATTCAGGGTTGAAGGGTAAAAATTAA
- a CDS encoding Apocarotenoid-15,15'-oxygenase, protein MQTIQEKSYNREDWLKGYQSQPQEYDYSITSIQGTIPSELQGTLFRNGPGLLDINGIPIRHPFDGDGMISAISFNNGKAHFRSAFVKTEGYLAEQKAGKILYRGVFGTQKPGGWLSNIFNLKLKNIANTNIIYWGGKLLALWEAAEPHRLDPQNLATLGLDDLDGILQPGDAFAAHPRIDPSCELDGGKPCLVNFAIKPGLSTKIIVYELNPEGKLLRRYEHITPGFAFIHDFAITPNYCIFFQNAVSYNPLPFLLGLKGAGECVNFQSGQPTKIILIPRQPPHLDVKVLEVNAGFVFHHANAFEEGDTVCLDSICYQSLPQIDPSSSYQGVDFDSLDPGQLWRFRLNLTSKEVSSEILESRCCEFPTLKSDRVGRDYRYVYMGAAHNETGNAPLQAIVKIDLSTGDRLISSFAPKGFVSEPIFIAKPNATQEDDGWLMTVVYNAQRHASDLVILDATNLATVACLELKHHIPYGLHGSWTPVIF, encoded by the coding sequence ATGCAGACTATCCAGGAAAAATCCTATAATCGCGAAGATTGGTTAAAAGGGTATCAATCTCAACCCCAGGAATACGACTATTCTATCACCAGTATCCAAGGAACAATCCCTAGTGAGTTACAGGGGACATTGTTTCGTAATGGTCCTGGTTTACTCGATATCAATGGTATTCCCATTCGTCATCCTTTTGATGGTGATGGGATGATTTCCGCGATTAGTTTTAATAACGGTAAAGCTCATTTTCGCAGTGCTTTTGTTAAAACTGAAGGTTATCTAGCTGAACAAAAAGCGGGTAAAATTCTCTATCGGGGTGTCTTTGGAACACAAAAACCGGGGGGATGGTTGAGCAATATCTTCAATTTGAAGCTAAAAAATATCGCTAATACCAATATTATCTATTGGGGTGGTAAATTACTCGCTCTTTGGGAAGCTGCTGAACCCCATCGTCTCGATCCTCAAAATTTAGCTACTTTGGGATTAGACGATCTAGATGGTATTTTACAACCAGGCGACGCTTTCGCGGCTCATCCCCGTATCGATCCTAGTTGCGAGTTAGACGGTGGTAAACCCTGTTTAGTTAATTTCGCCATTAAACCTGGTTTATCTACTAAGATTATCGTTTATGAATTGAATCCTGAAGGTAAATTGTTGCGTCGTTATGAACATATTACCCCTGGTTTTGCTTTTATTCATGACTTCGCTATTACCCCGAATTACTGTATTTTCTTCCAAAATGCGGTTAGCTATAATCCTCTTCCTTTTCTGTTGGGTTTAAAAGGTGCGGGAGAATGTGTTAATTTTCAATCAGGACAACCTACTAAGATTATCTTGATTCCTCGTCAACCTCCCCATTTAGATGTTAAGGTTTTAGAGGTGAACGCAGGTTTTGTCTTTCACCATGCTAACGCTTTTGAAGAGGGAGATACTGTGTGTCTCGATTCTATCTGTTATCAGTCTCTACCTCAAATAGATCCTAGTAGTAGTTATCAGGGTGTGGATTTTGATAGTTTAGATCCTGGTCAATTATGGCGTTTTCGTCTAAATTTAACTAGTAAAGAGGTGAGTAGTGAAATCCTCGAAAGTCGCTGTTGTGAGTTTCCTACCCTTAAAAGCGATCGCGTGGGGAGAGATTATCGTTATGTCTATATGGGTGCAGCTCATAATGAGACGGGTAACGCTCCTCTACAAGCGATCGTCAAAATTGACCTATCAACTGGCGATCGTCTGATCTCTTCTTTTGCACCTAAAGGTTTTGTCAGTGAACCGATTTTCATTGCTAAACCCAACGCAACTCAAGAAGATGATGGCTGGTTGATGACTGTAGTTTATAATGCCCAAAGACACGCTTCTGATTTAGTAATTTTAGATGCTACTAATCTAGCTACTGTGGCTTGTTTAGAATTAAAGCATCATATACCTTACGGACTACATGGAAGTTGGACTCCTGTTATTTTCTAA
- the fbt gene encoding folate/biopterin family MFS transporter: MFLNTVQKKLLFNNEPSLELWGILCVYFVQGILGLARLAISFFLKDDLGLNPAQVAALTGIAVIPWVIKPLLGFVSDAFPLLGYRRRSYLFLSGILGTMGWLALATIVQQAATAAAAMLLISVSVAIADVIADSLIVERARKESNAEVGSLQSLSWGTAALGGLITAYLSGWLLEKLTTQMIFAITAIFPLLVSAISGLIREQPREKTTQPQLVIIKDSWTKLTQAFGQRSIWLPTAFIFIWQSTPNAEAAFFFFLTNELEFQPEFLGRVRLVSSLATLLGIWLYQRYCKEIPFRVILGWTTALSTIVGLSSLILVTHANRVIGISDQWFSLGDSLVLTVMGQIAFMPILVLSARLCPVGVEATLFALLMSILNLAGFLSNELGALLTHFLGVTETNFELLWLLLLITNLSNLIPLPFLGWLPSKQEEIVSSTSFPPVEVWEHGHNKASGEQSFLPDVFPEFINSTKQS; the protein is encoded by the coding sequence ATGTTTCTTAATACTGTGCAGAAGAAGCTTCTGTTTAATAACGAACCAAGTCTAGAATTATGGGGTATCTTGTGCGTCTATTTCGTACAAGGAATACTAGGCTTAGCTAGATTAGCCATAAGTTTCTTTCTTAAAGACGATTTAGGCTTAAATCCAGCACAAGTAGCAGCTTTAACGGGAATAGCGGTGATTCCCTGGGTAATTAAACCTCTATTGGGGTTTGTTTCCGATGCTTTTCCTCTCTTGGGATATCGACGCAGATCCTATCTATTCCTCTCGGGAATCCTCGGTACAATGGGCTGGTTAGCTTTAGCGACAATAGTCCAACAAGCAGCAACAGCAGCAGCAGCGATGTTACTAATTTCCGTGTCAGTGGCGATCGCCGATGTGATTGCTGACTCTTTAATTGTGGAAAGAGCGAGAAAAGAGAGCAACGCTGAGGTAGGATCATTACAATCTCTCAGTTGGGGAACAGCAGCATTAGGAGGTTTAATTACCGCTTATCTGAGTGGTTGGCTACTAGAAAAGTTAACAACACAGATGATTTTCGCCATTACCGCTATTTTTCCCTTATTAGTAAGTGCAATTTCAGGGTTAATCAGGGAACAACCTAGAGAAAAAACTACACAACCCCAACTAGTAATAATCAAAGACTCTTGGACAAAACTAACTCAAGCTTTTGGTCAACGTTCGATTTGGTTACCTACAGCGTTTATCTTTATTTGGCAATCCACACCTAACGCTGAAGCGGCTTTTTTCTTTTTCCTAACCAATGAACTAGAATTTCAACCCGAATTTTTAGGAAGAGTTCGCTTAGTCAGTAGTCTAGCTACCTTATTGGGTATCTGGTTATATCAACGCTACTGTAAAGAAATACCCTTCCGAGTAATTTTAGGTTGGACAACAGCACTTTCTACTATTGTTGGTCTTTCTTCTCTAATACTAGTTACTCACGCTAACCGAGTGATTGGTATCAGTGACCAATGGTTTAGCTTAGGAGATAGTCTCGTACTAACGGTAATGGGTCAAATCGCCTTTATGCCTATATTAGTACTCTCAGCCCGTCTTTGTCCTGTGGGAGTAGAAGCGACCTTATTTGCTCTATTAATGTCTATCCTTAACTTAGCTGGCTTTTTATCCAATGAGTTAGGGGCTTTACTTACTCACTTTTTAGGAGTAACCGAGACTAATTTTGAGCTGTTGTGGTTATTACTGTTAATTACCAATCTCTCTAATCTGATACCGTTACCTTTTCTGGGGTGGTTACCTTCAAAGCAAGAAGAAATCGTCTCCTCAACCTCTTTCCCACCTGTAGAGGTATGGGAACACGGACATAACAAAGCATCTGGAGAACAATCTTTTCTACCTGATGTTTTTCCAGAATTCATCAATTCAACTAAACAATCCTAA